The Prevotella sp. E2-28 genome includes the window ATGTCGTAGCGCTGACGATATGTCGAAAGCAGCAGAAAGGTACGTTTGCTGATTTCAAGCAGGTGCTACAACGGTTGCGTTATCGTTCAGGTGTTCTGGCTGCCTATCCTTCCAGACTGCATTATTTCACGGACTGGATTGTGGATAACACCCAGATGGGGTATGTGCATGAGATACAGCAGACGAAGAAACCCTTTACGGCTGTACAGAAGGTGAAGGTGAACTATATGAGTCAGCATCCGCAGTCATACAAGGCACTGAAGGCGCATCCAGCCTTTGTGCCAGTGATAGCTGAACAGGAACAGCAACTGTCGGGTATGACGTTTCGCTATATCCCTAAGTCGGAAATCCAGAATACCTCCCTGTTGCGTGCAGTGATTCACGATGGTGATATCCTGGCTATCACCACCTCAAAGTCGGGTCTTGACATTGCCCATTTGGGATTTGCCGTATGGCGAAAGGATGGCCTTCATCTGCTGAATGCCTCGCAGATTCATCATAAGGTAGTAGAGGAGCCCATGACCTTCAGACAGTATCTCTATAAACATCCGTCGCATACTGGGGTGAGGGTCATCCGCCTGTCAGAATAGCCTAATTCTTTTTCTGTTTCTTCCATTGAAAGAGTTCGCGGATGCCGTTGAAGTCTTTCTTCATAATCAGACCTACACCCTGCGTGTTGAGTGATGAACGGGTGAAGTAGCGGTCGTTGGTTTGGTTGTAAACCTTGACGGCGAGGTTGCCATTAGGATTCAGCAAGTACTGAATGTCGAAGTCGCCGATGAAAGAGGGGGTTGCCTGTGTGGCATTGTCACGATAACCAAACTGTCCGTTGATGAGTAATCGGTTATTAAGCATACGTCCGCTGACCAGACCTTCATACTCCGCATTATGCCAACCCTCGTTACCCGTAGAGATATTCGCACCGAAGTTCCAGTCGTTTGACTTGATAATCTGCGAGAGCACCTCGTTAATCTGAGAAGAGACGGTACCCGAGAGGAATGACTGCATGGCCAACTGTGTCTGTCCGTATTCCTGTGACTGTGCGTTATTAGCTCCCTGCGTATAGAAACGACCGATGCCCAGCAGATAAAGCACCTGTTGGTTCATCTCCTGCTCACTGGCAATGACTGAGCGAATCATCTGATTTTCCTCTGCATTCACAGTAGGCAGTTCGAAGTCGAACTCTACATGTGGTGCGCCGGGTGTGCCCTGAATATTCATCAGGCAGTTCACACGCACAGTATTACTGCCGAAGGTATTTCCCAGGTTCAGGTCAGAGAGCGACACGCCGTTTACTGTATATTGAGCCTGCAGGTTGAGGTTAGCATTGAAGGGATCGCCACCAAAGATGATAGTACCACCATTCTGGAATACGAAATTCTTCTTGATGATATTCTGGATGGTGATGCCATAGGTGCCACTCTCCACCGTATAAGTTCCGAACATGTGGAATGGGCCTTTGTTATGGAAAGAAGCCTTGATGGCACCATTACCATTGAGCGTGATATAGTCGTTGGTAGTAGCATCCATCAGGATTTTCAGTGTGCCAGTGGGTGTGGCATCGATGTTGAAGTTAATATATATATTGGTGGCTGATGCCAAGTCGGCCGTTTCCTGTTTCCTTTTCTCCTGCTGTTGGATGCTGTATTCATTATTCCAAGTGATGAACTCCTGTCGGCTGATAGCATCAGGGTTCGTAGCATTATAGGCAAACACCGACCTGGGCTCTGGCGTAGCGAAGCAGTTGATGACTACTTCTCCCGGACGTCCATGAAGGTCAGCACTACCAGTAGCATAGACCGTGCCACAGATGATATCACCATTGAAATCAGGGAAGTCGTAAGCCAGCAGGTTCTGTGCTTCAATATCCACGTCGAAAGTGAAGTTTGAGAAGTTCTGGTGGTTGATATTGCCATTGACAATTCCCGTATGTCCCTCGCGGTCAGCAATCTGACAGTGGTCGAAGATGATTCTGTTAGGAATCAGGTGTACCGTATCTTTCTGAAGTGTGTAGGTGGTGTTGAGGGCAGTTACCGTAGCCTTACCATCAGCCACAATCTCTCCTGTGAGGTTGAGCTCACTAAGAGGTCCATACAATACCACATGGCCATACGCCTTACCTTCAACGCCGTGGAGGAAAGAACTGGTGAATGACCTACAGAACTCAATGCTGGTACCATTAGCCTGAATATCCAGGTTGATATCCTCGCGTACAGGTGAGACATAGCCGTTGATAATTGTCTGTGACTCTGTTCCGTTATCAGCAACAGCCTCAATGTCTATCTGCTGTTTCTCCTTGTTCCATTCAGCATTGGCAATGAGTGTGCCCATGCGTCCTGTCTCAAAGCGGAAGTCATCTACCGTGAGGTCAGTGCTGGCCTCGAAATCACCGAATGCCCCTTTCACAGTAGCGATACCAGAAGCATTTCCCTCGAAGCTGACAGAATGGAAATCCACGAGGTTGAGGATGTAAGCCACGTCAAACTCACGCAAGTCGATGGTGAGTGCCTCCAAAGGTGACTCTGATGCCACACCATCAATAATAAGGTGTTGGCGATTATGGTTAATGGCAAAATGATCCACCATGAGGTGTTTCGCCGAATAGATAATGTCGCTAGGCTCCAGATTCCACGGACGCTCACCAATCATCACCATAGATGGGAGCACGCGGATATGCGCCTCTGCTTTATCCTCCTCGTTGGTATAGAGCTGAGTGATGGTGTTGATGGTACCGTTTGTTGATTTATCTGGCTCCATAAAGTCCATGTGATCCCAGTGTAGCGAGGTGTTCAGCAGGTTCACTGCAGCATTGCCACTGAGCATCAGGTCCATCTCGCCCCCTTCCTCCATCATCTTCTTCACGTTAAGCTGGAAGTCGAGCGTGTCTTTCTTTGTTGAGATATTGACGGTAGCATTCTGATAGCGACTGCCGTTGTAGGTGAACATAGGCAGTTCGCCTTGCACATCCAGCAGTTTGTTCTTATCATCGATAGAGGCATTCAGCTCCAGTGGGCGCTCAATACTGAGGGGAACACCCAGCAGTTTCTGCATCCAGTCGGTATCAGTAAGCATCAGTCGGATCTCGAAGTCGTTATCCGTTGTCTTGGTAGCCTTAGGTAAACTGGGCAGGGTAGGGAGTTTCGATGCCACGTAGTTGATGAAGCTCTGGGGTAGGGTGTTCCAGTCGAAATTCCCAATGATATCAGCCTCGCCCATGTCGCCCTCCATATGCAGGAAGTGCTTACCTTCGGTATAGCCCGACTTGATTTGCAGATTGTCCATGTGGTAGTAGCTACCCAGAGAGTCAATGTCCTGCATCTCGAAATCATCCAGTATCAGACTACCTTCA containing:
- a CDS encoding N-acetylmuramoyl-L-alanine amidase-like domain-containing protein, which encodes MSKRFFAISMLLMLTAAQVFAQHTSDSLFIERELSKAPQGAGTLYFANLFLGRPYVAHTLEVNDEELLVVNTRELDCTTLVENVVALTICRKQQKGTFADFKQVLQRLRYRSGVLAAYPSRLHYFTDWIVDNTQMGYVHEIQQTKKPFTAVQKVKVNYMSQHPQSYKALKAHPAFVPVIAEQEQQLSGMTFRYIPKSEIQNTSLLRAVIHDGDILAITTSKSGLDIAHLGFAVWRKDGLHLLNASQIHHKVVEEPMTFRQYLYKHPSHTGVRVIRLSE
- a CDS encoding translocation/assembly module TamB domain-containing protein — its product is MNKLKHIINWCVWSLLALYVGFVILIHLSCTQEFLGKQVASALSDELGTEVNISRVELGFPNRLILDDVLVYDQAQEEMLRVGRLTAKIEFLPLAKGRISISSAQLFGTHAMLYKTDSLSAPNFQFVLDSLASQDTTSNSSLNLRINSLIIRHSSVTYDQRDIIQTPQQFNTKHLRVSDISAHIILKELQSDSLNVNVKRLAFKEVSGLQVDRLSLRLEANNREARVKEFKLQLPHSEINFDSICATYDSEHLMESIQYQAAIHAPSLVLTDLKCFMPELQSFPQTFKFESTVSGSADAVNCPKLSITSSDHSLELQAKGYANNISKQILGHVDIPNIHISHALLQQCKQSFNQIPDELLRLGDVHINGMVSRNEKGTVKSNADIHAGVGNAVLQFSLDKDKHFDGHLNTESFMLGKVLNNPDFGKLATQIKVSGTTDNITAEGEVKNFEYKSYPYQNINLSATYQKGDVYAVLQVDDPNVQAALSGELRKSQRSTVKLSGYIKDMKPKALNLSDQWGETKFSTSIDADFIASKLNDAEGSLILDDFEMQDIDSLGSYYHMDNLQIKSGYTEGKHFLHMEGDMGEADIIGNFDWNTLPQSFINYVASKLPTLPSLPKATKTTDNDFEIRLMLTDTDWMQKLLGVPLSIERPLELNASIDDKNKLLDVQGELPMFTYNGSRYQNATVNISTKKDTLDFQLNVKKMMEEGGEMDLMLSGNAAVNLLNTSLHWDHMDFMEPDKSTNGTINTITQLYTNEEDKAEAHIRVLPSMVMIGERPWNLEPSDIIYSAKHLMVDHFAINHNRQHLIIDGVASESPLEALTIDLREFDVAYILNLVDFHSVSFEGNASGIATVKGAFGDFEASTDLTVDDFRFETGRMGTLIANAEWNKEKQQIDIEAVADNGTESQTIINGYVSPVREDINLDIQANGTSIEFCRSFTSSFLHGVEGKAYGHVVLYGPLSELNLTGEIVADGKATVTALNTTYTLQKDTVHLIPNRIIFDHCQIADREGHTGIVNGNINHQNFSNFTFDVDIEAQNLLAYDFPDFNGDIICGTVYATGSADLHGRPGEVVINCFATPEPRSVFAYNATNPDAISRQEFITWNNEYSIQQQEKRKQETADLASATNIYINFNIDATPTGTLKILMDATTNDYITLNGNGAIKASFHNKGPFHMFGTYTVESGTYGITIQNIIKKNFVFQNGGTIIFGGDPFNANLNLQAQYTVNGVSLSDLNLGNTFGSNTVRVNCLMNIQGTPGAPHVEFDFELPTVNAEENQMIRSVIASEQEMNQQVLYLLGIGRFYTQGANNAQSQEYGQTQLAMQSFLSGTVSSQINEVLSQIIKSNDWNFGANISTGNEGWHNAEYEGLVSGRMLNNRLLINGQFGYRDNATQATPSFIGDFDIQYLLNPNGNLAVKVYNQTNDRYFTRSSLNTQGVGLIMKKDFNGIRELFQWKKQKKN